A genomic window from Pseudonocardia broussonetiae includes:
- a CDS encoding phytoene desaturase family protein, with translation MPSYDVVVIGAGAAGLTAGALLAKEGKRVVVVDRSPYAGGRAMAVPDEGFTVNLGGHLVEDGGSGITKVFEHVGKELVHGEVSREMPIWDNASGTWGSIRDRYADKRELKKVIKALVDTPYEELDQWDDRSLREWIHQHTHDQGVVDLFEFISVLECMTDNWYDHSASDNLYVRKMHFEERNTAAYSFWPGQGWDGMWADLSDAITANGGELRLGTSVQRVVIENGEVVGVAVGREPKVLPNEFFEEEVLEAPCVISTLPVWHVLDVVPREELPEWYSAQIDFLAQDKFRIAWLGLYLATEEPVTRYDPRELATWTSTPSTDCSGFMFDQTAMDPSCSPPGTHLHVMGAIVPGSKGRDQRFLRDTMTAFEHDLETMWPGFAKPVWRRRHLVFEPSFGVIQMPGLVGRYRPHWRAPNVEGLYFASETFRSRGIGTDRAARAALTVVEDYLGRRLATFGDGWRY, from the coding sequence ATGCCGAGCTACGACGTCGTGGTGATCGGTGCGGGCGCGGCCGGGCTCACCGCCGGTGCGCTGCTGGCCAAGGAGGGCAAGCGGGTGGTGGTCGTCGACCGCAGCCCGTACGCCGGGGGCCGCGCCATGGCGGTGCCGGACGAGGGGTTCACCGTCAACCTCGGCGGGCACCTCGTCGAGGACGGCGGCTCGGGCATCACCAAGGTGTTCGAGCACGTCGGCAAGGAGCTCGTGCACGGCGAGGTCAGCCGGGAGATGCCCATCTGGGACAACGCCTCGGGCACCTGGGGGTCGATCCGCGACCGCTACGCCGACAAGCGCGAGCTCAAGAAGGTCATCAAGGCGCTGGTCGACACGCCCTACGAGGAGCTCGACCAGTGGGACGACCGGTCGCTGCGGGAGTGGATCCACCAGCACACCCACGACCAGGGCGTGGTCGACCTCTTCGAGTTCATCTCCGTGCTCGAGTGCATGACCGACAACTGGTACGACCACTCGGCCAGCGACAACCTCTACGTGCGCAAGATGCACTTCGAGGAGCGCAACACGGCCGCCTACTCGTTCTGGCCGGGCCAGGGCTGGGACGGCATGTGGGCCGACCTGTCCGACGCGATCACCGCGAACGGCGGCGAGCTGCGGCTGGGCACGAGCGTGCAGCGGGTGGTGATCGAGAACGGTGAGGTCGTCGGCGTCGCCGTCGGGCGGGAGCCGAAGGTGCTGCCCAACGAGTTCTTCGAGGAGGAGGTCCTCGAGGCGCCGTGCGTGATCTCCACGCTGCCCGTCTGGCACGTGCTGGACGTCGTGCCGCGCGAGGAGCTGCCCGAGTGGTACAGCGCCCAGATCGACTTCCTGGCCCAGGACAAGTTCCGGATCGCCTGGCTCGGCCTCTACCTCGCGACCGAGGAGCCGGTGACCCGCTACGACCCGCGCGAGCTGGCCACCTGGACCTCGACGCCGAGCACGGACTGCTCGGGGTTCATGTTCGACCAGACCGCGATGGACCCGTCCTGCTCGCCGCCGGGCACCCACCTGCACGTGATGGGCGCGATCGTGCCCGGCTCCAAGGGGCGCGACCAGCGGTTCCTGCGCGACACCATGACCGCCTTCGAGCACGACCTCGAGACGATGTGGCCGGGCTTCGCGAAGCCGGTCTGGCGGCGCAGGCACCTGGTGTTCGAGCCCTCGTTCGGCGTGATCCAGATGCCCGGCCTGGTCGGCCGGTACCGGCCGCACTGGCGGGCCCCGAACGTCGAGGGCCTCTACTTCGCCAGCGAGACCTTCCGCAGCCGCGGCATCGGCACCGACCGCGCGGCCCGCGCCGCGCTCACGGTCGTCGAGGACTACCTCGGGCGCCGGCTGGCGACCTTCGGCGACGGGTGGCGGTACTGA
- a CDS encoding MaoC/PaaZ C-terminal domain-containing protein — MSARAGDALPAWELDRVDPEKMKLLAALLRDPNPIHLDPDAVRRNGLGERLVNQGPTNLGYVQNMLLAWAGGADRIRAVSMRFGANVFAGDRVVAGGRVVAVADGLADCEVWLDVFRPGEDAPVRALTGTASVDVSDARPAGRPRTVAGE, encoded by the coding sequence GTGAGCGCCCGCGCCGGCGACGCGCTCCCGGCCTGGGAGCTGGACCGCGTCGACCCGGAGAAGATGAAGCTGCTGGCCGCGCTGCTGCGCGACCCCAACCCCATCCACCTCGACCCCGACGCCGTGCGGCGCAACGGCCTCGGCGAGCGGCTGGTCAACCAGGGCCCGACCAACCTGGGCTACGTGCAGAACATGCTCCTCGCCTGGGCGGGCGGCGCCGACCGGATCCGGGCGGTGTCGATGCGGTTCGGCGCCAACGTCTTCGCGGGGGACCGGGTCGTGGCGGGCGGCCGGGTCGTCGCGGTCGCCGACGGGCTGGCCGACTGCGAGGTCTGGCTGGACGTGTTCCGGCCGGGGGAGGACGCACCGGTCCGCGCCCTGACGGGCACCGCGAGCGTCGACGTGTCGGACGCGCGGCCGGCGGGCCGACCGAGAACAGTCGCTGGGGAGTAG
- a CDS encoding class I adenylate-forming enzyme family protein: MMRTTVPALLDARAADAPEQGIAFPDGRASYPELADRTRRLAAALWAHGVRPGDRVGVLLHGSLDSVLTWLAASRIGAVAVPVNVRFRAAELRRLLDDADLAVLLTGGAFAGVLDEALAELGGGAPPVVVLDDGPAPVGATGRAAFEAAADDVAAAAVEAAQAAIGPDDPAVMLYTSGTTSGPRGCLHSHASLVHVGASLARRLELTPDDRFWTPLPMFHCGGLDVALTALAAGCGMVHVGTFEPGRALRQLVEERCTVAFPAFETIWLPVLDHPDFAAADLSALRLVLNVGSPERMRSMQARLPHAVQLSCMGMTESMGFCCVGSPADPAERRATTCGTPLPGMEVRVVDPATGAEVPPGTPGEFRFRGVSRMLAYHRDPELTARRIDADGWFASGDQVVADGTGALRFLTRLDDRLKIGGENLAATELEGFLCEHPAVGIVQVVGAPDARYGEVAAAFVQLRPGASATEQDIVDHCLGRISTFKVPRYVRFVADGEWPMSGTKVQKFRLRARIAEELAARGVTEAPRMVAPPPSGGR; encoded by the coding sequence ATGATGCGCACCACGGTCCCCGCCCTCCTCGACGCCCGCGCCGCCGACGCTCCGGAGCAGGGCATCGCCTTCCCGGACGGGAGGGCGTCCTACCCCGAGCTGGCGGACCGGACGCGGCGGCTCGCGGCCGCGCTGTGGGCCCACGGCGTCCGCCCGGGCGACCGGGTGGGCGTGCTCCTGCACGGCAGCCTCGACAGCGTCCTGACCTGGCTCGCCGCGTCCCGGATCGGCGCCGTCGCGGTGCCGGTCAACGTGCGGTTCCGCGCCGCGGAGCTGCGCCGGCTCCTCGACGACGCCGACCTGGCCGTGCTGCTGACCGGCGGCGCCTTCGCCGGGGTCCTCGACGAGGCGCTCGCGGAGCTCGGCGGGGGCGCGCCGCCCGTGGTCGTGCTCGACGACGGGCCGGCGCCGGTGGGGGCCACCGGGCGGGCCGCGTTCGAGGCCGCCGCGGACGACGTCGCGGCGGCTGCGGTCGAGGCCGCGCAGGCCGCGATCGGACCGGACGACCCCGCGGTGATGCTCTACACCTCGGGCACCACGTCCGGGCCGCGCGGCTGCCTGCACAGCCACGCGTCGCTCGTGCACGTGGGCGCGTCGCTGGCGCGGAGGCTGGAGCTCACGCCCGACGACCGCTTCTGGACGCCCCTGCCGATGTTCCACTGCGGCGGCCTCGACGTCGCGCTGACGGCGCTGGCCGCCGGCTGCGGGATGGTGCACGTCGGCACGTTCGAGCCGGGCCGCGCGCTGCGCCAGCTCGTCGAGGAGCGCTGCACCGTCGCGTTCCCGGCGTTCGAGACGATCTGGCTCCCGGTCCTGGACCACCCGGACTTCGCCGCGGCAGACCTGTCGGCGCTGCGGCTGGTGCTCAACGTCGGCAGCCCGGAGCGGATGCGCTCGATGCAGGCCCGGCTGCCGCACGCGGTGCAGCTCTCCTGCATGGGCATGACCGAGTCGATGGGCTTCTGCTGCGTCGGCTCGCCGGCCGATCCGGCCGAGCGCCGGGCCACCACGTGCGGGACGCCGCTGCCCGGCATGGAGGTCCGGGTGGTCGACCCGGCGACCGGCGCCGAGGTGCCGCCCGGCACGCCCGGCGAGTTCCGGTTCCGCGGGGTCTCCCGGATGCTGGCCTACCACCGCGACCCGGAGCTCACGGCGCGGCGCATCGACGCCGACGGCTGGTTCGCCTCCGGCGACCAGGTCGTCGCCGACGGGACGGGTGCGCTGCGCTTCCTCACCCGGCTCGACGACCGCCTCAAGATCGGTGGCGAGAACCTGGCGGCGACCGAGCTGGAGGGCTTCCTGTGCGAGCACCCCGCGGTCGGGATCGTGCAGGTCGTGGGGGCCCCCGACGCCCGCTACGGCGAGGTGGCCGCCGCGTTCGTGCAGCTGCGTCCCGGAGCCTCCGCGACCGAGCAGGACATCGTCGACCACTGCCTCGGCCGCATCTCCACGTTCAAGGTCCCCCGCTACGTCCGGTTCGTCGCCGACGGCGAGTGGCCGATGTCGGGGACGAAGGTGCAGAAGTTCCGGCTCCGGGCCC